Proteins from one Nerophis lumbriciformis linkage group LG08, RoL_Nlum_v2.1, whole genome shotgun sequence genomic window:
- the tpgs1 gene encoding tubulin polyglutamylase complex subunit 1 produces MADREKRRSGVSPPAVVAEGKTSKSDTDRDFLSQAGVGELLRGAVLKMVEARPDDPIGFLADHFGSLASVVEAGSGDKDHLNNGSPGGGALAQQRLNRALWHLRLAHHSQRSAFSNNVRVAYNLLNLAGPCHGPHEVQEDPRDSPRVSGGGGVRGGVYIQTLQCLCSEGGIPASTAAPLLCRLHCQDHEVVPYDVFRHGVLTCAIFSDYIRQAQRLYAEVCCPDEGSPSRALCLAVLGTLKDALETSRACDANTRGGLCLESGAKAVRYLEANAKMSPHQLAQAMTAARTRGPGGDMDAKEFENAAAELFIARVKVVT; encoded by the exons ATGGCCGACAGAGAGAAGCGCCGGTCCGGTGTGTCTCCCCCTGCTGTCGTGGCCGAAGGCAAGACCTCCAAGTCGGACACGGACAGAGACTTCCTATCGCAGGCCGGCGTCGGGGAGCTTCTGCGCGGGGCCGTGTTAAAGATGGTCGAAGCCAGGCCGGACGACCCCATTGGCTTCCTGGCCGACCACTTCGGCAGCCTCGCCTCGGTGGTGGAGGCCGGCAGCGGCGACAAGGACCACCTGAACAACGGCTCGCCGGGAGGAGGAGCCCTGGCTCAGCAGCGTCTAAACCGGGCACTGTGGCACCTGCGCCTGGCTCACCACTCCCAGAG ATCGGCGTTCAGCAACAACGTCCGTGTGGCTTACAACCTCCTGAACCTCGCCGGGCCCTGCCATGGTCCACATGAGGTACAGGAGGACCCCCGTGACTCCCCGAGGGTGTCAGGTGGAGGGGGGGTCCGAGGGGGCGTGTACATACAGACTCTGCAGTGCCTGTGCAGCGAGGGCGGCATCCCGGCCTCCACCGCCGCCCCTCTCCTGTGTCGCCTCCACTGCCAAGACCACGAGGTCGTCCCTTACGACGTCTTCCGCCACGGCGTGCTCACGTGCGCCATTTTCTCGGACTACATCCGCCAAGCCCAGCGGCTTTACGCCGAAGTGTGCTGCCCGGACGAGGGGTCGCCGTCACGGGCGCTGTGTCTGGCCGTGCTCGGCACCCTGAAGGACGCCTTAGAGACGTCGCGGGCGTGTGACGCCAACACCAGAGGCGGCCTCTGCTTGGAGTCCGGGGCGAAGGCCGTTCGCTACCTGGAGGCCAACGCCAAGATGTCGCCGCACCAGCTGGCACAGGCCATGACGGCGGCGCGCACGCGGGGGCCGGGCGGCGACATGGACGCGAAGGAATTTGAGAACGCTGCAGCGGAACTCTTTATCGCTCGTGTTAAAGTTGTTACTTGA
- the LOC133611370 gene encoding uncharacterized protein, translating into MEDDERLRSFTFLMTYMLLKRRRDLNSADVERRNEIQRRVRQRQYFFQRQRRMMMMMIAGGLRSNVHIRTRPWTTVPSTDWWERVAMTEFQPSDWLDKFRMSRETFFYICDKLRSRLTRQDTSFRLALPVEKRVAVALWRLASNVEYRTISALFGVGKSTVCKCVRDMCHSIVALLSADYLRSPTEQELEESARLFLSQWGFPHCAAAIATLHTAIITPSNNASDYVNPAGWLSVLSQVAVNGRGLIWDVCACFPGGMEPADILQNSVLWATAAEGGLSQVPPSLFMGKQLSYVLLGEPCYPLQSWLMKAYPDKRPTRSNPVALTERQQLFNQRLRGARHVSQEALLRLKARWQCLSKRNDCGLHVVPTMILACCILHNVCESHGDAFNGEWLTEAAEAESPQPSYAEAPANGGEPSQGEEVRQLFCDYFQQSDERSPSS; encoded by the exons ATGGAGGACGATGAACGGCTACGCTCTTTCACGTTTTTAATGACTTACATGCTGCTGAAGCGCCGGAGAGACTTAAACAGCGCGGATGTTGAGAGGCGTAATGAGATCCAGAGACGCGTCCGACAGCGACAGTACTTCTTCCAGAGGCAGAGGAGGATGATGATG ATGATGATAGCGGGGGGTCTTCGCTCCAACGTTCACATTCGCACACGCCCCTGGACGACCGTCCCGAGCACGGATTGGTGGGAGCGCGTGGCTATGACGGAGTTCCAGCCCTCCGACTGGCTGGACAAGTTCCGGATGAGCCGCGAGACCTTCTTCTACATCTGCGACAAGCTGCGCTCCCGCCTGACCCGCCAGGACACCAGCTTCCGCCTGGCGCTGCCCGTGGAGAAACGCGTGGCGGTGGCTCTGTGGCGCTTGGCGTCCAACGTGGAGTACCGCACCATCAGCGCCCTGTTCGGCGTGGGTAAATCCACCGTGTGCAAATGCGTGCGCGACATGTGTCACAGCATCGTGGCGCTCCTCAGCGCCGACTACCTGCGCTCGCCCACCGAGCAGGAGCTGGAGGAGTCGGCTCGGCTTTTCTTGTCTCAGTGGGGCTTCCCGCACTGCGCCGCCGCCATAGCAACGCTCCACACGGCCATCATCACCCCCTCCAACAACGCATCCGACTACGTTAACCCCGCCGGCTGGCTGTCTGTGCTGTCTCAG GTGGCGGTGAACGGCCGAGGGCTGATTTGGGACGTTTGCGCCTGCTTCCCAGGAGGGATGGAGCCGGCAGACATCTTGCAGAACTCAGTGCTCTGGGCCACGGCCGCAGAGGGTGGGCTATCACAGGTGCCACCATCTCTCTTCATGGGGAAGCAACTCAG CTATGTGCTGCTTGGGGAGCCCTGCTACCCGCTCCAGAGCTGGCTCATGAAGGCCTACCCGGACAAAAGGCCCACGAGGTCCAACCCCGTGGCGCTGACGGAGCGCCAGCAGCTTTTCAACCAGCGACTCCGCGGAGCGCGCCACGTCTCCCAGGAGGCGCTGCTGAGGCTGAAGGCGCGCTGGCAGTGCCTGAGCAAGAGGAACGACTGTGGCCTGCACGTGGTGCCCACCATGATCCTGGCCTGCTGCATTCTGCACAACGTGTGCGAGTCTCACGGCGACGCATTCAACGGGGAGTGGCTGACCGAGGCGGCCGAGGCCGAAAGCCCCCAGCCGAGCTACGCCGAGGCCCCCGCGAACGGTGGCGAACCGAGTCAGGGAGAGGAAGTCCGGCAACTTTTTTGTgactattttcaacagtctgatGAAAGGAGCCCATCATCATGA